Proteins encoded in a region of the Megalops cyprinoides isolate fMegCyp1 chromosome 3, fMegCyp1.pri, whole genome shotgun sequence genome:
- the ankfy1 gene encoding rabankyrin-5 gives MAEEEVAKLQKHLALLRQEYVKMQQKLAETERRCAVLAAQASQEAASDSFIGRLLAIVGELYQQDQYSDLKVKVGEKKYSAHKFVLAARSDIWSLASLASTTELDLSDANPEVAMAMLRWAYTDELELSGDDAFLIDLMKLANRFQLHLLRERCEKGVMSSVNVRNCIRFYQTAEELDASTLMNYCGEIIASHWDDLRKEDFSTMSAQLLYKMIKSKTEFPLHKAIKVEREDVVFLYLIEMDSQLPGKLNELDNNGDLALDLALSRKLESIATTLVNNKADVDMVDQSGWSLLHKAIQRGDEFASTFLIRHSAQVNAATVGAVETPLHLVCSFSPKKHAGEVMAGMARIAEALLKTGANPNMQNSKGRTPLHEAVISGNEPVFNQLLQCKQLDLELKDHEGSTALWLALQYITVSSDQSVNPFEDDAPVVNGTSFDENSFAARLIQRGSNPDAPDAATGNCLLQRAAGAGSEAAALFLATHGAKVNHTNKWGETPLHTACRYGLANLTAELLQQGANPNLQTEKALPDDERGQGVYLQSPLHMAIVSNHPDVVSVILEQKANALHATNNLQIIPDFSLKDSMDQTVLGLALWTGMHTIAAQLLGSGAAINDTMSNGQTLLHMAIQRQDSKSALFLLEHQADINVRTQDGKTALQLAISNQLPLVVDAICTRGADMSVMDEKGNPPLWLALENGLEDIASTLVRHGCDATCWSTGPGGCQQTLLHRAVDENNENMACFLIRSGCDVNSPRRPGPNGEGDEEARDGQTPLHLASSWGLEEVVQCLLEFGANVNAQDAEGRAPIHVAISNQHSVIIQLLISHPDIRLNVRDRQGMTPFACAMTHKNNKAAEAILKREPGAAEQVDNKGRNFLHIAVHNSDIESVLFLISVQANVNSRVQDAAKLTPLHLAVQAGSEIIVRNLLLAGAKVNELTKHRQTALHLAAQQDLPTICSVLLENGVDFAAVDENGNNALHLAVMHGRLNNVRALLTESNIDAEAFNLRGQSPMHVLGQYGKENAAAIFELFLECMPEYPLDKPDSEGNTVLLLAYMKGNANLCRAIVRSGARLGVNNNQGINIFNYQVATKQLLFRLLDMLSKEPPWCDGSNCYECAAKFGVTTRKHHCRHCGRLLCHKCSLKEIPIIKFDLNKPVRVCDICFDVLTLGGVS, from the exons ATGCCAATCCggaggttgccatggcaatgctGCGCTGGGCATACACCGACGAGCTGGAGCTGAGCGGAGACGACGCCTTCCTGATCGACCTCATGAAGCTGGCCAACCGCTTCCAGCTGCACCTCCTGCGGGAAAG GTGTGAGAAGGGCGTGATGTCCTCTGTGAACGTGAGGAACTGCATTCGGTTCTACCAGACAGCCGAGGAGCTGGACGCCAGCACCCTGATGAATTACTGCGGAGAGATCATCGCCAGCCACTGG GATGACCTGAGGAAGGAGGATTTCAGCACCATGAGTGCACAGTTGCTTTACAAGATGATCAAGTCCAAGACCGAGTTTCCTCTTCACAAAGCCATCAAAGTGGAGCGTGAGGATGTGGTTTTCCTCTACCTCATAGAGATGGACTCCCAG ctgccCGGGAAGCTGAACGAACTGGACAACAATGGGGACCTGGCTCTGGACCTGGCCCTGTCCCGGAAGCTGGAGAGCATCGCCACCACTCTGGTCAACAACAAGGCCGACGTGGACATGGTGGACCAAAGCGGCTGGAGCCTTCTGCACAAAGCCATCCAAAGAG GTGACGAATTCGCCTCCACCTTCCTGATTCGGCACTCTGCCCAGGTGAACGCTGCCACGGTGGGGGCCGTGGAGACGCCCCTGCACCTGGTCTGCTCCTTCAGCCCCAAAAAGCACGCGGGGGAGGTGATGGCGGGGATGGCGCGCATTGCGGAAGCCCTGCTCAAGACCGGGGCCAACCCCAACATGCAGAACAGCAAAGGCAG AACTCCTTTACATGAAGCAGTGATCTCTGGAAACGAGCCTGTCTTCAACCAGCTCTTACAGTGCAAGCA GCTGGACCTGGAGCTGAAGGACCACGAGGGCAGCACCGCTCTGTGGCTGGCCCTTCAGTACATCACCGTGTCCTCCGACCAGTCGGTCAACCCCTTCGAGGACGACGCGCCGGTGGTCAACGGCACCTCGTTTGATGAGAACAGCTTCGCAGCCAGGCTCATCCAGCGGGGCAGTAACCCGGACGCCCCTGACGCCGCCACAG gcAACTGTCTCCTGCAGAGAGCGGCCGGAGCTGGCAGTGAGGCCGCCGCCCTCTTCCTGGCCACTCACGGGGCCAAGGTCAACCACACCAACAAATGG GGCGAGACCCCTCTCCACACGGCCTGCCGCTACGGGCTGGCCAACCTGACCGCCGAGCTCCTGCAGCAGGGGGCCAACCCCAACCTGCAGACGGAGAAGGCCCTGCCCGACGACGAGCGGGGGCAGGGCGTCTACCTGCAGAGCCCCCTCCACATGGCCATCGTCTCCAACCACCCGGACGTGGTGTCCGTCATCCTGGAGCAGAAAG CTAATGCCCTTCATGCAACCAATAACCTGCAGATTATCCCTGACTTCAGCCTGAAAGACTCTATGGACCAAACTGTGTTAGGCCTTGCTCTCTGGACAG gcaTGCACACAATAGCAGCTCAGCTCTTGGGCTCTGGAGCTGCCATCAATGACACCATGTCAAACGGGCAGACTCTGCTCCACATGGCCATCCAAAGACAGGACAGCAAGAGCGCCCTCTTCCTGTTGGAGCACCAGGCGGACATTAACGTCAG GACGCAGGACGGCAAAACGGCCTTGCAGCTCGCCATCAGCAACCAGCTGCCGCTGGTGGTGGACGCCATTTGCACGCGCGGCGCCGACATGTCGGTGATGGATGAGAAGGGAAACCCTCCGCTGTGGCTGGCCCTGGAGAACGGCCTGGAGGACATCGCCTCCACCCTG GTGAGGCACGGCTGCGACGCCACCTGCTGGAGCACCGGGCCGGGAGGCTGCCAGCAGACGCTGCTTCACAGGGCTGTGGACGAGAACAACGAGAACATGGCCTGCTTCCTCATCCGCAG CGGCTGTGACGTGAACAGCCCCCGGCGGCCAGGTCCCAACGGCGAGGGGGACGAGGAGGCCAGGGATGGGCAGACACCCCTTCACCTTGCATCCAGCTgggggctggaggaggtggtgcaGTGCCTTCTGGAATTCGGGGCTAACGTCAACGCGCAG GATGCCGAGGGCAGAGCGCCTATCCACGTGGCCATCAGCAACCAGCACAGCGTCATCATCCAGCTGCTCATCTCGCACCCCGACATCCGGCTCAACGTGCGGGACCGGCAGGGCATGACCCCCTTCGCCTGCGCCATGACCCACAAGAACAACAAGGCGGCCGAGGCCATCCTGAAGAGGGAGCCCGGGGCAGCCGagcag GTGGACAACAAAGGGCGCAACTTCCTCCACATAGCTGTGCACAACTCGGACATCGAGAGCGTGCTTTTCCTCATCAGCGTCCAGGCCAACGTCAACTCCCGGGTCCAGGATGCTGCCAAACTCACCCCGCTCCACCTGGCCGTGCAGGCCGGCTCTGAGATCATCGTCCGCAACTTG CTGCTGGCCGGAGCCAAAGTGAACGAGCTgaccaaacacagacagaccgCCCTGCACCTGGCCGCCCAGCAGGACCTGCCCACCATCTGCTCCGTGCTGCTGGAGAACGGGGTGGACTTCGCCGCGGTGGACGAGAACGGCAACAACG CTCTTCACCTGGCAGTGATGCACGGGCGCCTGAACAACGTGCGGGCCCTCCTCACCGAGTCCAACATCGACGCAGAGGCTTTTAACCTCAG AGGTCAGTCACCGATGCATGTCCTGGGGCAGTATGGGAAGGAGAATGCGGCAGCCATCTTTGAGCTGTTCCTGGAGTGTATGCCTGAATATCCCCTGGACAAACCGGACAGTGAAGGGAATACAG TACTCCTGCTAGCTTACATGAAAGGAAATGCTAATCTCTGCCGCGCCATTGTGAGGTCTGGGGCACGGCTGGGTGTCAACAACAACCAGGGCATCAACATCTTCAATTACCAGGTGGCCACCAAGCAGCTGCTCTTCAGGCTTCTAG ATATGCTGTCCAAAGAACCACCATGGTGCGATGGGTCAAACTGTTATGAATGTGCTGCAAAGTTTGGTGTCACCACGAGAAAACACCACTG CCGCCACTGTGGACGCTTGCTGTGTCACAAGTGTTCCTTGAAGGAGATCCCCATCATCAAGTTCGACCTGAACAAGCCAGTGCGGGTGTGTGACATCTGCTTCGACGTGCTGACTCTGGGCGGTGTGTCGTAA
- the LOC118774224 gene encoding neuferricin: protein MLRNFILVGISAIVAALLGFYDFHAIYSNAVSLLLSVGTPKETMQLFREKDLSLYDGESGSRGLYLSILGQVFDVGKGNKHYGPGGGYHFFAGKDASRAFVTGDFTETGLTDDVSDLTPSQVVALFDWLAFYQRDYEPVGRLVGRYYDKNGQPTEALRQVEAALAEGLKLKAEAQTQSKRFPSCNSEWSAATGGRVWCSTASGGVHRDWVGVPRKMFSPGSSSSRCVCVQSSDPTELDSPNLQVYEGCPPLAQSCTIKSF from the exons ATGCTGAGAAATTTTATACTAGTGGGCATTTCTGCAATTGTAGCCGCTTTGCTTGGATTCTATGATTTTCATGCTATCTATTCCAATGCGGTGTCGTTGCTATTGTCAGTCGGAACACCCAAAGAAACAATGCAACTTTTCAGGGAAAAGGATCTCTCGTTGTATGATGGAGAATCGGGAAGTAGAGGACTCTACCTTTCTATCCTGGGACAGGTGTTTGATGTTGGTAAAGGGAATAAGCATTATGGACCTGGTGGCGGTTACCATTTCTTTGCAG GGAAAGATGCGTCACGTGCCTTTGTGACAGGAGACTTCACAGAGACTGGACTGACAGATGATGTGTCTGATCTCACCCCCTCTCAAGTGGTGGCTCTGTTCGACTGGTTGGCTTTTTATCAGAGGGATTATGAACCAGTAG gCAGGCTGGTTGGGCGATACTACGACAAGAATGGACAGCCCACGGAAGCTTTGCGGCAGGTGGAGGCGGCGCTGGCGGAGGGACTGAAACTCAAGGCCGAGGCCCAGACCCAGAGCAAACGCTTCCCGTCCTGCAACTCTGAGTGGAGCGCTGCCACCGGCGGCAGGGTGTGGTGTTCCACAGCGAG TGGTGGGGTGCACAGGGACTGGGTGGGTGTCCCCAGGAAGATGTTCTCCCCTGGAAGCAGCAGctctcgctgtgtgtgtgtgcagagcagTGACCCCACAGAGCTGGACAGCCCCAACCTGCAGGTGTATGAAGGCTGCCCCCCACTCGCCCAATCCTGCACGATCAAAAGCTTCTGA